One Artemia franciscana chromosome 15, ASM3288406v1, whole genome shotgun sequence genomic window carries:
- the LOC136036289 gene encoding protein Star-like isoform X1 produces MEYQIKVVLVFALLSFFGIFIYFSINESGSEAFRSKTEERPSELFGPSVELHNPFIITRLRNELMHLPSENGYQLSQSDHLYDPSMGQSKAILKALDYKTRGFFIECGALDGETRSNTLYMERSLNWSGILIEGDPKNFELLKKKNRRAYSFPVCLSPFPYPEILLFEQQFNIGKITDTAKSNTVQVECYPLSYILLAVNQTSIDYFSLDVEGNELKVLKNVPWDNVDIKTLSVEFVHDKEGKVAIREYMESVGYDLIDEISRDDMLANDFIFLKR; encoded by the exons ATGGAATATCAAATAAAAGTGGTATTAGTGTTTGCTTTGCTTAGTTTTTTCGGCATCTTTATCTACTTTTCGATAAATGAAAGTGGTAGTGAAGCTTTTAGATCTAAGACAGAGGAAAGACCGTCGGAATTATTTGGACCTAGTGTTGAGCTGCATAATCCATTCATTATAACAAGATTGAGAAATGAGTTGATGCATCTGCCATCAGAAAATGGATATCAGTTATCGCAGAGCGACCATTTGTACGATCCATCCATGGGGCAATCAAAAGCCATTCTAAAAGCCTTAGATTATAAg ACAAGAGGCTTCTTCATCGAATGTGGTGCTCTAGACGGAGAAACGAGGTCGAACACGCTTTATATGGAACGAAGTCTCAATTGGAGTGGAATTCTTATCGAAGGGGATCCTAAAAACTTCGAAttactaaagaagaaaaatcgaaGGGCTTATTCGTTTCCAGTCTGCTTAAGTCCTTTTCCATATCCCGAAATTCTTCTATTCGAGCAGCAATTCAATATCGGTAAAATAACCGACACGGCTAAGAGTAACACCGTCCAAGTTGAATGTTATCCTTTGAGTTACATCCTTTTGGCTGTGAACCAAACATCCATCGACTATTTTAGTTTAGATGTTGAGGGCAATGAATTGAAAGTGCTTAAAAACGTACCTTGGGACAATGTCGATATTAAAACGTTGTCCGTGGAATTTGTCCATGACAAAGAAGGCAAAGTTGCGATAAGAGAGTACATGGAAAGTGTTGGTTATGATCTAATTGATGAGATCTCAAGAGATGATATGCTTGCCAATGATTTCATATTCCTAAAGAGGTGA
- the LOC136036289 gene encoding protein Star-like isoform X2 translates to MEYQIKVTRGFFIECGALDGETRSNTLYMERSLNWSGILIEGDPKNFELLKKKNRRAYSFPVCLSPFPYPEILLFEQQFNIGKITDTAKSNTVQVECYPLSYILLAVNQTSIDYFSLDVEGNELKVLKNVPWDNVDIKTLSVEFVHDKEGKVAIREYMESVGYDLIDEISRDDMLANDFIFLKR, encoded by the exons ATGGAATATCAAATAAAAGTG ACAAGAGGCTTCTTCATCGAATGTGGTGCTCTAGACGGAGAAACGAGGTCGAACACGCTTTATATGGAACGAAGTCTCAATTGGAGTGGAATTCTTATCGAAGGGGATCCTAAAAACTTCGAAttactaaagaagaaaaatcgaaGGGCTTATTCGTTTCCAGTCTGCTTAAGTCCTTTTCCATATCCCGAAATTCTTCTATTCGAGCAGCAATTCAATATCGGTAAAATAACCGACACGGCTAAGAGTAACACCGTCCAAGTTGAATGTTATCCTTTGAGTTACATCCTTTTGGCTGTGAACCAAACATCCATCGACTATTTTAGTTTAGATGTTGAGGGCAATGAATTGAAAGTGCTTAAAAACGTACCTTGGGACAATGTCGATATTAAAACGTTGTCCGTGGAATTTGTCCATGACAAAGAAGGCAAAGTTGCGATAAGAGAGTACATGGAAAGTGTTGGTTATGATCTAATTGATGAGATCTCAAGAGATGATATGCTTGCCAATGATTTCATATTCCTAAAGAGGTGA